A genomic region of Salinibacter pepae contains the following coding sequences:
- a CDS encoding Npt1/Npt2 family nucleotide transporter, protein MGRLLGSLFGLRRDERAMAFWMASYHVLLLVSLYLLKPVRDSLFLSSRGAAELPFVFILTTVVVVPVALLHTRAGDRFRLGGLIDGGSLLLVLSLIGLRGLLDVSGAWSSYVLYAWVSIYGLLVTSQFWLMANALFTSSQSKRVFTVLSAGAIFGAIVGGQVTSLLVDTVGMHSANLLWVASGVLLAATVLARWIRHRYAAPSDKPQDAPDAPPEKSEASPLSIIRDSRHIQLIVGLLTLMVVVTTLVDYQFKTVAARAYPTEAGLTSFMGQFYGGVSVVALLVQFVLAPRLMRVVGIGGALSVLPGVLALGSLGMLVVPGLLAGIFLRGAGQSLKHSIDKTGRELLFVPVPLPKKKRVKVFIDVFVDQGAQGIGGVLLLGLVTSLGLSVQMLGLVTLGLIAGWGVLAYRARQSYVDQFRTRLRDQEALYESPAETDASTTDTDEVIDSLCSRAETEALQALETLANGTGPVPVDALLCLLDHPAPAVRAQTLRVLRTRQVEGVGEEAAEALRDPDPDVQVAAARYLYCQTTDRHRERLRQGLNHEDPRIQAATLGLIATDGDPDEYELVSESLLQRLMELNGETGAQTRTHVARVLGVLDRPYRNDLLHHLLRDDSPEVVRTAIEAAGNTNDRSFLFPLVQRLGEDAYASAARQALSRFDPPVLGTLYDCLVDPQTGTDIRSRIPAIFVDQSGPFAVAILVRGLRKVAVPVRHAIARALSKLHKTVDASPSDPDELDTVIKREAEHYAALGQIQRLLRRPATHSASIDPAALRPLQKEGLERIFRLLGLRYNQRDIYDAYLGITSPDPTLRDSAIEFVDNLVDYDTRRYLLPLLDDPEGQHVLEVGAKFFDRALRDWAAARKYLRAADDPRLTALLEDGTDADIETMLDPEAARSESGTAPASASPDVTA, encoded by the coding sequence ATGGGACGCCTTCTGGGCTCGCTGTTTGGACTCCGCCGCGACGAGCGCGCGATGGCCTTCTGGATGGCCTCCTATCACGTGCTCTTGCTGGTGTCGCTGTACCTGCTGAAGCCGGTGCGCGACAGCCTCTTTCTCTCTTCCCGCGGCGCCGCCGAACTGCCGTTCGTTTTCATTCTCACGACGGTCGTCGTCGTGCCCGTGGCTCTCCTCCACACCCGGGCGGGCGACCGATTTCGTCTCGGTGGGCTGATTGACGGCGGCTCCCTGCTGCTCGTCCTGAGCCTGATCGGGCTTCGCGGTCTCCTTGACGTGAGCGGCGCGTGGTCCTCGTATGTGCTCTACGCGTGGGTCAGCATCTACGGGCTGCTGGTGACGTCGCAATTCTGGCTGATGGCGAACGCCCTGTTTACCTCGTCGCAGTCGAAGCGCGTGTTTACCGTTCTGAGCGCGGGCGCCATCTTCGGGGCCATTGTGGGCGGGCAGGTCACGAGCCTGCTGGTGGACACCGTGGGCATGCACAGTGCGAACCTTCTGTGGGTCGCCAGTGGCGTGCTGCTTGCCGCGACCGTGCTGGCGCGCTGGATCCGGCACCGCTACGCCGCCCCGAGCGACAAACCGCAGGACGCCCCGGACGCGCCCCCCGAGAAAAGCGAGGCGTCGCCCCTGTCGATCATTCGCGACTCGCGTCACATCCAACTGATCGTCGGCCTCCTGACGCTCATGGTGGTCGTCACGACCCTGGTGGACTATCAGTTCAAAACGGTGGCGGCCCGTGCCTACCCGACGGAGGCGGGGCTGACGTCCTTCATGGGGCAGTTCTACGGGGGCGTGAGCGTCGTCGCGCTCCTCGTTCAGTTCGTGCTCGCCCCGCGATTGATGCGCGTGGTGGGCATCGGCGGGGCCCTGTCGGTGCTGCCCGGCGTTCTGGCGCTCGGCAGCCTGGGGATGCTCGTCGTGCCGGGTCTTTTGGCGGGCATCTTCCTGCGCGGGGCCGGGCAGAGCCTGAAGCACTCCATCGACAAGACCGGGCGGGAGCTCCTCTTCGTGCCGGTCCCGCTGCCGAAGAAGAAGCGCGTGAAGGTGTTTATCGACGTGTTCGTGGACCAGGGGGCGCAGGGAATCGGGGGCGTCCTGCTGCTGGGGCTGGTCACGAGCCTAGGCCTCAGTGTGCAGATGCTGGGCCTCGTCACCCTGGGCCTCATTGCGGGGTGGGGCGTGCTCGCGTACCGGGCCCGCCAGTCGTACGTCGATCAGTTCCGGACCCGGCTGCGGGACCAAGAGGCGCTCTACGAATCGCCTGCGGAGACCGATGCCTCCACCACCGACACCGACGAGGTGATCGACTCGCTCTGCAGCCGCGCCGAGACGGAGGCGCTTCAGGCCCTGGAGACGCTGGCGAACGGAACCGGCCCCGTGCCCGTCGATGCGCTGCTCTGCCTGCTCGACCATCCCGCGCCCGCCGTGCGGGCCCAGACGCTTCGCGTGCTCCGCACGCGCCAGGTGGAGGGGGTCGGCGAGGAGGCCGCAGAAGCGCTTCGGGACCCGGACCCGGACGTGCAGGTGGCGGCGGCACGCTACCTCTACTGTCAGACTACGGACCGCCACAGGGAACGGCTCCGTCAGGGCCTGAACCACGAGGACCCCCGAATCCAGGCGGCCACGCTCGGCCTCATCGCCACGGATGGCGACCCCGACGAGTACGAACTCGTCTCCGAGTCGCTCCTGCAGCGGCTCATGGAGTTAAACGGCGAGACCGGCGCGCAGACCCGCACCCACGTGGCCCGCGTCCTCGGGGTGCTCGACCGCCCCTACCGAAACGACCTCCTCCATCACCTTCTGCGGGACGACAGCCCCGAGGTGGTGCGGACTGCGATCGAGGCCGCCGGCAACACGAACGACCGCTCGTTTCTCTTCCCGCTGGTCCAGCGGCTCGGCGAGGACGCCTACGCCTCGGCCGCCCGGCAGGCCCTCTCACGCTTCGACCCGCCGGTGCTGGGCACCCTCTACGACTGCCTCGTGGACCCCCAGACCGGTACGGACATCCGATCCCGCATCCCTGCCATCTTCGTCGATCAGTCGGGGCCCTTCGCGGTTGCGATTCTCGTACGGGGCCTCCGGAAGGTGGCGGTGCCGGTGCGACACGCCATCGCCCGGGCCTTGAGCAAGCTGCACAAGACCGTCGACGCCTCCCCCTCGGATCCCGACGAACTGGACACGGTGATTAAACGGGAGGCGGAGCACTACGCCGCCCTCGGACAGATTCAACGCCTCCTGCGGCGCCCCGCTACGCATTCGGCCTCCATCGATCCGGCCGCGCTGCGGCCCCTCCAGAAGGAGGGGCTCGAGCGCATTTTCCGCCTGCTGGGCCTCCGCTACAACCAGCGCGACATCTACGACGCCTACCTCGGCATCACCAGCCCCGACCCGACGCTCCGGGACAGCGCCATCGAGTTCGTCGATAACCTCGTCGACTACGACACGCGTCGCTACCTGCTTCCACTCCTGGACGACCCGGAGGGGCAACACGTTCTGGAGGTGGGGGCCAAGTTCTTCGACCGGGCCCTTCGGGACTGGGCCGCCGCCCGCAAGTACCTGCGCGCGGCGGACGACCCACGGCTCACGGCGCTCCTCGAAGACGGCACCGACGCCGACATCGAAACGATGCTGGACCCCGAGGCGGCCCGGTCCGAGTCGGGCACCGCCCCTGCTTCCGCCTCCCCGGACGTAACGGCCTAG
- a CDS encoding phosphatase PAP2 family protein has translation MGQNALAIVEAPVTLSRSEQLLTLGASGVVLSAMSTLDRPVHRRLQDRSGAVRATTGGLAAPGRWYDRLGPDRAALGTAGILAAGGLVAGRRAWTRTSVRVLEAVAYTKVVTGVAKGLVSRARPFVGGGPFAGAPGTFDGAHTHTSMPSGHTARAFAIASVLAHQADRWYVSVPAYGLAASVGMERIRSGDHWLTDVAVGGALGYLIGRAVSSPTSPSDITYAPILSTDRVGLSIQF, from the coding sequence ATGGGCCAGAACGCGCTGGCGATTGTGGAGGCGCCCGTCACCCTATCGCGCTCCGAACAGCTTCTCACGCTTGGGGCCTCCGGCGTGGTGCTCAGTGCGATGTCCACCCTCGACCGGCCTGTTCATCGACGCTTGCAGGACCGGTCGGGGGCTGTCCGCGCCACCACTGGGGGGCTGGCCGCCCCCGGCCGGTGGTACGACCGACTGGGCCCGGACCGGGCGGCCCTCGGGACGGCGGGAATCCTGGCGGCCGGCGGCCTCGTGGCGGGGCGCCGGGCCTGGACCCGAACCTCGGTCCGCGTGCTCGAGGCGGTCGCCTACACGAAGGTCGTGACGGGGGTCGCAAAGGGGCTCGTGAGCCGGGCGCGTCCGTTCGTGGGCGGCGGCCCGTTCGCCGGGGCACCCGGCACGTTCGACGGCGCCCACACGCATACGTCCATGCCTTCGGGGCACACGGCCCGCGCCTTCGCGATCGCGTCGGTGCTGGCCCACCAGGCCGACCGGTGGTATGTCTCGGTGCCGGCCTACGGGCTGGCGGCTTCGGTGGGGATGGAACGCATCCGGAGCGGGGACCACTGGCTAACCGACGTGGCGGTGGGCGGCGCGCTGGGATATCTGATCGGGCGGGCGGTGTCGTCTCCCACGTCGCCGTCGGACATCACGTACGCCCCCATCCTCTCCACGGATCGGGTGGGGCTCTCGATTCAGTTTTAG
- a CDS encoding BamA/TamA family outer membrane protein, translated as MAPSTCTAQTLFGLLLGTFLVASPPARAQSASPPADSAVAVDSSTAPAPEPYTTSRSVAYHVLAAPAYVLHGATRPLGWAAQYVERNFPDLFEPRRPPRGVLPLVELGGPTGFLGGLALYDNRLFGSGHAARIEGLYGGPDTFEGEVSYSAPTPIGAGSRFDLVANVFSDPESEFYLDGNSNDRTTDEALFSRDQVDVTAGLRSRLPGSPLRGAFDLLYEHVEASGEDQKLSRASPPGLGTVDLLTSRLTLGLDDTGEPPRVSRGTEVLLQLDYTHDLTGKRFRYGRYVAEVRQYLPVGFFPDSRRLALRGRLEQAEPLFDGSAVPFYQLSSLGGQNTLRGFQSRRFQDDGALMLNAEYRYPIWSTLDALVFVDTGQVFDEISEVSGERFQWSYGGGLHLLNRNGLSARFEVAGSTEGLRTILTVDPSFRRVAR; from the coding sequence ATGGCACCTTCGACCTGTACGGCACAGACGCTTTTCGGACTTCTTCTGGGCACCTTTCTCGTGGCATCTCCTCCTGCCAGGGCCCAGTCCGCCTCCCCACCGGCCGACTCCGCGGTGGCGGTCGATTCGAGCACCGCCCCCGCCCCGGAGCCGTACACAACCTCCCGCAGCGTGGCCTACCACGTCCTGGCGGCGCCCGCGTACGTCCTTCACGGAGCGACGCGGCCGTTGGGATGGGCCGCCCAGTACGTGGAGCGCAACTTTCCCGATCTCTTCGAGCCCCGCCGTCCGCCGCGGGGCGTACTTCCCCTCGTGGAACTAGGGGGGCCCACCGGGTTTCTCGGGGGCCTTGCCCTGTACGACAACCGCCTGTTTGGCAGCGGCCACGCGGCCCGGATTGAGGGCCTCTACGGCGGGCCGGACACCTTTGAAGGGGAGGTGTCGTACTCGGCCCCCACGCCCATCGGGGCCGGCTCACGCTTTGACCTGGTGGCCAATGTCTTCTCCGACCCGGAGAGCGAGTTCTACCTGGATGGGAACAGCAACGACCGGACGACAGACGAGGCCCTGTTCTCGCGGGATCAGGTCGACGTGACCGCGGGCCTGCGGTCTAGGCTGCCCGGGTCTCCCCTGCGGGGCGCATTTGACCTGCTGTACGAGCACGTGGAGGCCAGCGGGGAGGATCAAAAGCTGAGCAGGGCCTCCCCCCCAGGCCTCGGCACGGTCGACCTGTTGACGTCCCGGCTCACGCTGGGCCTCGACGACACCGGCGAGCCGCCGCGCGTGTCTCGGGGCACCGAGGTTCTTCTTCAGCTCGACTACACCCACGACCTGACCGGCAAACGCTTCCGGTACGGTCGCTACGTGGCCGAGGTGCGGCAGTATCTGCCCGTGGGCTTCTTTCCCGACTCCCGGCGGCTTGCGCTGCGGGGCCGCCTCGAACAGGCTGAGCCCTTGTTCGACGGCTCGGCGGTCCCCTTCTACCAGCTTTCGAGTCTTGGCGGCCAAAACACCCTCCGTGGCTTCCAGTCTCGACGCTTCCAAGACGACGGGGCGCTGATGCTGAATGCCGAGTACCGGTACCCCATCTGGTCAACCCTCGATGCCCTCGTCTTTGTCGACACCGGGCAGGTGTTCGATGAGATCTCCGAGGTTAGCGGCGAGCGATTTCAATGGAGCTACGGGGGCGGCCTGCACCTGCTGAACCGGAACGGCCTCAGTGCTCGCTTCGAGGTCGCCGGCAGTACGGAGGGCCTCCGGACCATCCTGACCGTGGATCCCAGCTTCCGACGCGTTGCCCGCTAG
- a CDS encoding NTP/NDP exchange transporter, whose product MIERLRKEFFDIRPGEWPLALGLSTYFFLVIAIFWVLKPIKRGLVISYFGDNPIHLAGWVLSGAQAEQVGKVLNMLVAFAVVGLFTWLVRRYARHYLIVIFCGVFGALFLFFGSVINQIEGLGQAGVWSFYVTGDIWTTVMVATFWAFANDLNTGDQAERLYGIVGLGGVVGGFVGAFVVSGLVEQMGRSTLVLACLVPTALIAVLAVWIHRRECRANPEVPCAPKADAVLDPEEENAFLEGGKLVLNSTYLLGIAAVLGIYEMVSNIVDFQLALVVEEQIADTSDRSAFFGRVGWVTSLVSIGVQLLLTSFVMKRYSVKVALLFLPLAILGGTVGFVLLPTLTFVGFMSVSDNALNYSINQSAKEALYTPTTQDEKYKAKSFIDMFVQRAAKVASVVLNLGLTALVVADARWLSLAVGILLVAWIAVIRFLGRQYETRKEADEPAFAGA is encoded by the coding sequence ATGATTGAGCGCCTCCGCAAAGAGTTCTTCGACATCCGGCCCGGAGAGTGGCCCCTGGCGCTGGGGCTGTCGACCTACTTCTTCCTCGTCATCGCCATCTTCTGGGTGCTCAAGCCCATCAAGCGGGGCCTCGTCATCAGCTACTTCGGCGACAACCCGATCCACCTCGCCGGCTGGGTCCTGTCGGGCGCGCAGGCCGAGCAGGTGGGCAAGGTGCTCAACATGCTCGTGGCGTTCGCCGTGGTGGGCCTCTTTACGTGGCTGGTCCGGCGCTACGCCCGCCACTACCTGATCGTGATCTTCTGCGGGGTGTTCGGGGCGCTCTTTCTCTTCTTCGGGAGCGTCATCAACCAGATCGAAGGGCTGGGGCAGGCCGGCGTCTGGTCGTTCTACGTGACGGGCGACATCTGGACGACCGTCATGGTGGCCACCTTCTGGGCCTTCGCCAACGACCTGAATACGGGCGACCAGGCGGAGCGGCTGTACGGGATCGTAGGGCTGGGCGGGGTGGTCGGCGGTTTCGTCGGGGCCTTCGTGGTAAGCGGGCTCGTGGAGCAGATGGGACGCTCCACGCTCGTGCTGGCCTGCCTCGTCCCCACCGCCCTGATCGCGGTGCTGGCCGTCTGGATTCACCGGCGCGAGTGCCGGGCCAACCCGGAGGTTCCCTGCGCCCCAAAGGCGGACGCCGTGCTCGACCCGGAGGAGGAAAACGCATTTCTGGAGGGCGGCAAGCTCGTCCTGAACTCGACGTACCTGCTCGGCATTGCCGCCGTGCTGGGGATCTACGAGATGGTGTCCAACATCGTCGACTTTCAGCTGGCCCTGGTCGTCGAGGAGCAGATCGCCGACACGTCGGACCGGTCCGCGTTCTTCGGGCGCGTGGGCTGGGTCACCAGCCTCGTGTCAATCGGCGTGCAGCTGCTTCTGACCTCCTTCGTAATGAAGCGCTACAGCGTGAAGGTGGCGCTTCTGTTCCTCCCACTGGCCATCCTCGGCGGCACCGTCGGCTTCGTCCTCCTGCCCACCCTCACGTTCGTCGGGTTCATGTCCGTGAGCGACAACGCGCTCAACTACTCGATCAACCAGTCGGCGAAGGAGGCGCTCTACACCCCCACCACGCAGGACGAGAAGTACAAGGCGAAGTCGTTCATCGACATGTTCGTGCAGCGGGCCGCGAAGGTCGCGTCGGTGGTGCTCAACCTGGGCCTCACGGCACTCGTGGTCGCGGACGCGCGGTGGCTGTCGCTGGCCGTCGGGATCCTGCTCGTGGCCTGGATTGCCGTGATCCGCTTCCTGGGGCGGCAGTACGAGACGCGCAAGGAGGCGGACGAGCCCGCGTTTGCCGGCGCCTAA